The Cloacibacillus sp. genome has a window encoding:
- a CDS encoding UDP-N-acetylglucosamine--N-acetylmuramyl-(pentapeptide) pyrophosphoryl-undecaprenol N-acetylglucosamine transferase — MAENDKRRLLLAAGGTGGHIWPALSFGSWIKERHPECEVGYICGSRPLELEIYRAAGVEPVVLPMEGSPLSGVGLRQRGRRLASLFSAYGAASGAVARFKPDAALLFGGYLSFPLIMACKRAGIRCAMHEQNARAGKVTWFAAKLGLDIYSGWKECLPLAPKDHLRTGVPVRDFELPSQREAWRKLALSDEMPEGPKVVVFSGSLGSQSIKESICEIAASGEFLGWNFILPAVAEKMERRGGNVWLLPKVWEASLLYAAADMLVLRAGGSTLTEAGVLGIPALIIPWKGAADNHQYHNALSFVSENAGLIWTGDEGMDILASSLLRLKAMGRKGKGRGLYGQGNIICENLWSAVWSH, encoded by the coding sequence ATGGCTGAAAATGATAAACGCAGGCTTTTACTCGCGGCGGGCGGCACCGGCGGACATATTTGGCCGGCGCTCTCCTTCGGCAGTTGGATAAAGGAGCGTCACCCAGAGTGCGAGGTCGGATATATTTGCGGCTCGCGGCCGCTTGAACTGGAGATTTACCGTGCCGCCGGCGTCGAACCGGTGGTGCTGCCGATGGAGGGTTCGCCCCTCTCCGGCGTCGGTCTCAGGCAGAGGGGCAGGCGTCTGGCCTCGCTCTTCTCAGCCTACGGCGCGGCGTCGGGGGCCGTCGCGCGTTTCAAGCCGGACGCGGCGCTGCTCTTCGGAGGTTATCTCTCTTTTCCGCTGATCATGGCCTGCAAGAGGGCCGGGATACGGTGCGCGATGCACGAACAAAACGCGCGCGCCGGCAAGGTGACGTGGTTCGCCGCGAAGCTGGGGCTGGATATATACAGCGGCTGGAAGGAATGCCTGCCGCTTGCCCCGAAGGACCACCTGCGGACGGGGGTCCCGGTGAGAGATTTTGAGCTGCCCTCCCAGAGAGAGGCCTGGCGGAAGCTGGCCCTCTCCGATGAGATGCCGGAGGGGCCGAAGGTCGTGGTCTTTTCGGGCTCGCTCGGCAGCCAGTCTATAAAGGAAAGTATCTGCGAGATCGCGGCATCGGGGGAGTTTCTCGGTTGGAACTTTATCCTTCCCGCCGTCGCCGAAAAGATGGAACGCCGCGGCGGCAACGTCTGGCTACTTCCCAAAGTCTGGGAGGCTTCGCTGCTCTACGCGGCGGCGGATATGCTGGTGCTGCGCGCGGGCGGTTCGACGCTGACGGAGGCGGGAGTGCTCGGAATTCCGGCGCTCATCATCCCCTGGAAGGGCGCCGCCGACAATCACCAGTACCACAACGCGCTGTCATTTGTAAGTGAAAACGCCGGTCTTATATGGACCGGAGACGAGGGGATGGATATCCTTGCCTCATCCCTGCTGCGCCTGAAGGCGATGGGCCGAAAAGGTAAGGGCCGCGGCCTTTACGGGCAGGGTAATATAATTTGCGAGAACCTTTGGAGCGCAGTATGGAGCCATTGA
- the murC gene encoding UDP-N-acetylmuramate--L-alanine ligase produces MDKLENRDISLKNKSIHLMGIGGAGMSGLAILLDQIGAKVSGCDTIKTPYMKHLDERNISIIIGHEARHIDEFMPNILVYSSALPNDHPEILKAWQQGIQVSRRAEVLSQIFNVRRGVGVAGTHGKTTTSSMISLVAENAGLDPTVAIGGELLQIGTNAKLGTSDYMVAELDESDRSFVYFHPELAIVTNVDWDHRDHYMTFKAVTDAFAEFLTNVKSEGKVILCMEDSGVRKLREEYSVSPSAVTYGWGRGWNWGAAEVKHFAGGGVSYVLFHDGEELGTVEFSVSGEHNVLNSLAAYAACYEMGIAHDDIVKGLKIFRGAKRRLQRTGEVGDILIYDDYGHHPNEISATLNTVRRIFPERRIVAIFQPHRFSRTAALYKEFADALSLADRAFILPIYGSDEMPMEGVSSKLIFDAASDDTRSHYELSGNFDDLISSVCKAARSGDIILTVGAGSVGTLGKKIVEKLTEIQA; encoded by the coding sequence ATGGACAAGTTGGAGAACAGGGATATCAGCCTAAAAAACAAAAGCATACACTTAATGGGGATCGGAGGGGCCGGAATGAGCGGCCTTGCCATCCTTTTGGATCAGATCGGGGCGAAGGTCTCGGGATGCGACACGATAAAGACCCCCTATATGAAACACCTTGATGAACGTAACATTTCTATTATTATAGGACATGAAGCCAGGCACATAGATGAATTTATGCCGAATATCCTTGTCTATTCCAGCGCCCTGCCCAACGACCATCCGGAGATCCTCAAGGCGTGGCAGCAGGGGATACAGGTATCGCGCCGCGCCGAGGTGCTGAGTCAGATATTTAACGTGCGCCGCGGCGTCGGAGTGGCGGGAACGCACGGAAAGACCACCACCTCCTCGATGATCTCGCTGGTCGCGGAAAACGCTGGGCTGGACCCCACCGTCGCGATCGGCGGCGAGCTGCTGCAGATCGGCACGAACGCCAAACTCGGCACAAGCGACTATATGGTGGCCGAGCTGGACGAGAGCGACCGCTCTTTCGTCTACTTCCACCCCGAACTGGCCATCGTCACCAACGTCGACTGGGACCACCGGGACCACTATATGACATTCAAGGCCGTCACCGACGCCTTTGCCGAGTTTCTCACGAATGTCAAGAGCGAGGGCAAGGTCATCCTCTGTATGGAGGACAGCGGCGTGCGCAAGCTCCGCGAAGAGTACAGCGTCTCTCCCTCCGCAGTCACCTATGGCTGGGGGCGCGGCTGGAACTGGGGCGCCGCGGAGGTGAAACACTTCGCCGGCGGCGGCGTCTCCTATGTGCTCTTTCACGACGGCGAAGAGCTCGGGACCGTCGAGTTCTCCGTATCGGGAGAGCATAACGTGCTCAACTCGCTCGCGGCCTACGCCGCCTGCTATGAAATGGGCATCGCGCACGACGACATCGTCAAAGGGCTGAAAATATTTAGGGGCGCGAAGCGCAGGCTGCAAAGGACGGGAGAGGTGGGGGACATCCTTATTTATGACGACTACGGCCATCACCCCAACGAGATATCGGCGACACTGAACACCGTGCGACGGATATTCCCCGAACGCCGCATCGTCGCCATCTTCCAGCCGCACCGCTTCAGCCGCACCGCCGCGCTCTACAAGGAGTTCGCCGACGCCCTTTCTCTTGCGGACCGGGCTTTTATACTGCCGATATATGGCTCCGACGAAATGCCGATGGAGGGCGTCTCCTCCAAACTGATCTTTGACGCCGCCTCGGACGACACGCGCTCGCACTACGAGCTTTCGGGAAACTTTGACGACCTCATCTCCTCGGTCTGCAAGGCCGCCCGCTCCGGCGACATCATCCTGACGGTCGGCGCGGGGTCGGTGGGGACTCTCGGCAAAAAAATCGTTGAAAAGCTGACGGAAATACAGGCGTAG
- the murB gene encoding UDP-N-acetylmuramate dehydrogenase translates to MEKGALISNCSLKELNTWQCGGRCLWLAAPASASEAVPLIERARDSSTELYVLGGGSNILVQDGLLNAGVISSAAMDSLALREEGGAVFAEAGAGLPVRKMLALALERGLGGLAFLAGIPGTVGGALYGNAGAVGESFAPLVEWIETLSRNGEPRRWRRDELRWQYRASPWTEPPLLITKALFRLSYESKGNIIKNIRHFSELKKGQPIGAKTAGCVFKNPPGYSAGRLLDQCGCKDLFVGGARVSKRHANFIENHGGARAEDIYNLTRLCQKRVYDEFGVTLIYEIKFFGAF, encoded by the coding sequence ATGGAAAAAGGGGCGCTGATCTCCAACTGTTCTCTGAAGGAGCTCAACACCTGGCAGTGCGGAGGCCGCTGCCTCTGGCTCGCCGCGCCCGCTTCGGCCTCAGAGGCTGTGCCGCTGATCGAGAGAGCGCGGGATTCTTCGACTGAGCTCTACGTACTCGGCGGTGGATCGAACATTCTAGTTCAGGACGGTTTGCTGAACGCGGGGGTGATCTCCTCGGCGGCGATGGATTCGCTTGCCCTCCGTGAGGAGGGGGGCGCGGTATTCGCCGAAGCCGGAGCCGGTCTCCCCGTCAGAAAGATGCTGGCGCTGGCCCTGGAAAGAGGGCTGGGAGGACTCGCCTTCCTCGCGGGAATACCCGGTACCGTCGGCGGCGCGCTCTACGGCAACGCGGGAGCGGTGGGCGAAAGCTTCGCTCCGCTGGTCGAGTGGATCGAGACGCTGTCACGTAACGGCGAGCCGCGCCGCTGGCGGCGGGATGAGCTGCGCTGGCAGTACAGGGCGTCGCCCTGGACGGAGCCGCCGCTGCTCATAACGAAGGCGCTTTTTCGCCTCTCATATGAATCAAAAGGTAATATTATCAAAAATATAAGACATTTTTCGGAGCTTAAAAAGGGGCAGCCAATCGGTGCCAAGACGGCGGGATGCGTCTTTAAGAATCCTCCCGGATATTCGGCGGGACGGCTGCTCGACCAATGCGGCTGCAAGGATCTCTTTGTCGGCGGCGCGCGGGTTTCTAAGCGTCACGCGAATTTTATCGAAAATCACGGAGGCGCGCGCGCGGAGGATATATATAATTTAACGCGGCTGTGTCAAAAAAGAGTATATGATGAGTTTGGGGTAACGCTGATCTATGAAATTAAATTCTTTGGGGCGTTTTAG